Part of the Zingiber officinale cultivar Zhangliang chromosome 6A, Zo_v1.1, whole genome shotgun sequence genome, TGGTCCTTCCATGGCTTTAAAAACCACCGACCGAGTTTCATATTAGCTAGAAAAAACCATAGAGCAAGTACAAAATTCAAAGGCTCTCATCCTAAGTTTTGACATGTTCCCATGTGTTAGTGCATCATAGTGTTCAATGGCATACCATAAGATTTAGTATATGGAGATGATCATTATCCCTTCCTTTCCAATGTGACATGAAAAGCTTAACATTacattcttaattaatttcctaattCTTACAACCCATTAAGTACATGCATTTACAATATTAATGCAACTTGAAGGGGCCCCTTAGATTTACGAACAACAAAAATTTGGGGCTTTGTGGAATATTAAACTACATTGAGGTTGAAGCTTGAAGCAAAAATATTGCATTCTTTTTGAAAGGTCGAAATCAAAAGTATTCGAGTAATGAGAGTGAGCGGAGAAAGGGAGCCTTTTGGATGCCAAAGAATTTTATAAGACAATTAAATCACCTTTGAATGTTGAATTGATCCTCTCCAAACCATGTTAACCATGAGGGACATGATTGCTCGCTCACTTTGTATAAAAAGAACGAAGAAAAAAAAAGTCCTGGCCTAAGAGTGTGGTAGGATGTattcttaattattttaatatttaaggaTTAAGTCTAAGTTTTATACTTAacggataatttttttttaatgatagttGACTTAAGAAGTCTGAAATAATAGATTATTCATTGTGAACCCTTCCTAATTTATCTTGATGGATAGTCGAAAATTTATGTGGAACTGAGTctattatcttcaaaattaatcgGCATAAGCTAAATATTTGACGATATCAACTAAAAAAACATTTAGCGCGGATGattttacaatggtttaaaaattCTAATTATCGTATCTATATAATTGAAGCTTACCATTTAGTAAATTATAATAATCCGACTGATaattttttatgttaattatGTCAATAAGTGAATCGTAATCATGAGGAACATGATTCCTCACTCACTCGGAGCACTTGAGCTTTGAAAtggtttaaaaattcaaattattgtATCCCTATAATTGAAGCATTATCCTTCTGTAACTTATAGTAAtgttactatttaattaagaatttgaaCATTTAATAattaactcttaattaatttagtaaaatttaaaattaagtttttatttttatatgaaaaataattttaagcttTATTAGTAATTTCAACTTCTTATATTTATCACGCATCAATCCATTTGTATTGATTATTTTGACATAGGTATAATTAATAACCTAATTTATACTATTTGTATAGTTTATTCCCACCGTCTCAATTCTCATCGATTCTTTAttattctcttctctcctccctCTTCAATTTTTACTATACTTTTCTCCTTCTTATCCTTTTTACATCATAATACATCAATCCATCTGTTTCGATTCTTCTGTATATCGATACAATCGTATCAATCCATCTGTATCTCATCgactcttcaaaaaaaaaaatcacagttACATCTATCTTTGTATCTAATCAATTATCTCATTAGTTATTTGGATGATATAAGATATTTTCATTACATAACTTGAGGAGTGattaataatataatttctattttattttcggATTTAGTTTTACCTACTACCTATGAATTTACAATATTGGAGATGTGATTTTGTTTGGAAATCTAGTTTTTGAGGAAATTATgtcaaaaaaattataaaataaatcatattatcattggataatattatttaattacttgatagtaaatatttattttataaaatttaaatatattcatatattatattatacataTATAATGTGTGTATGCAATGGCTAgtctttattaaattaaatttattactatAATCTTTCTATTGTTGTGATGGGCATATGTTTAAAAGATATGTTGATATTTTTGTTCTTGTGAATAGAGTGTCTTTTTAATTTCTAAGATATTTGAAAATCGGGTCTAAATCTTAAcaaattaatgaataaattttGCTGAGTAACAAAAATTcgataaaattgaattaattgaatCGAACCAACTAAATTTATAAGTTCaattttgttaatttgatttttggtattttaaaaaaaaaattagtttgatTTTTAGTTAATTCGATtcgattttgattttaaaattataattcgaTTAAATCGAAAAAAGATATTAatatgattatttttatttaaaaatataattaattaaaccaaatatgtaattaattaaataaaatttatattcaatTAGTTTGAGTTTAAAACTTCCGCTGATTAGTTAATttgatcaaaaattaaattaatcgatATTTAATCGGTTTGACTTTTCgattttcatagaaaaattcaGTCggcttgaaaaaaaaattatttgttcgATTTTTGATTTGTTAGATTCGATCAGTTCAATTTTAATCGAATGCTCATCCCTATTCTTAATGAATGATTGATCTAAAAATACTAAGTTGATGAATCACCTACTCCAATTCCTGATTTACAATATATATTCGATGAACACTCCTAGGAGCTCCTCatatgtctatatatatatatatatatatatatatatatatatatatatatatatatatatatatatatatatatatatattcgatgAACACTCCTAGGAGCTCCTCATATGTCCAAGCACTCGGAATTCCTCCCGGGAGTCCAAATTCTCAAAAGTTAATCGGCCCGCCCGGGAggggctccaggcgcccggacataTGAGGATCACCCAAGAGTGTGTACCTAATGGGTGTGCAAGCTAACAAATCTTTAtagggagagagagagggagaagggaTTGATTTCATGGGCGACGCGCGACGACATCTCTCACGTGGGAAGATGCCTCTATTCATTAGAGGCACCTCCTATTTAGAGAGGCGTTCACACGTGTCATCATGATATAGATGTCCGGCAGGCCATTCCTTGCGGAATAGCCTGCaggtcattttttatttttaaaaaaatttttgatCAATCCAAGCATCTcgactttatttttttattttttaaaaataaaaagttcCTTAAAACATtctaaatacatatattatactccataaatatctaaaattttttatcttgaatactaAAATCGAAGAGGAAAAGCATGAACCTTAgaggaaaaattttattaacttatATACATTATAATTCAACtcctaaattctaaaatcttaaaccatgaatatatataatatatctcATGAGcatctaaaattatttattttgaatactaTAACTCAATAAGGAAACCTATATAAAAATCTTATTGGGTCAAACACATTATAATCCAActattaaatcttaaaattttaaaccttaaatacatataatatactctacgatcaaattaaaaaaaaattactgaaATAAATACAGACACATAAACCATTCCAAACATATTAATACAGGCGTCTGCATCAATTCCAAACATCCCCAGGAAAGTCTGGACGTTGGTCAAGATCTAAGAAACTGAAATTGAAGTGAAGGCCTGTACGAGCAGTTGCATTGCCATCGTACGTTGCTACACGCGAACCAGCTAGCCTCCTGGCTGCACATCTACAAGCTCACCATCGTCGCTACTGTCGCTGGTGCCCTTCTCCTCAACCCGGCCCTCTCGCTATGATTCTTCCCTCTGTCCTCTCCCCTGTAGATTCCTTAGGTGTAAACATGGCCTGAGTCTTCCTTACTGACATCGTAAATGTGTCATGGAAAAAGAGACGAAAGATAGAAAAAAAGAGGGGGGACTTTTGGTGATCTTTGGCCGGTCCCAACGCCATCAGTACCGTCACCGTCTCTCCAAAGGATTCCTTCCATTCCAGCTCTTCAACAAGAATCGAGTGGCTATAAAAACAAAGGAGCTGTTGAAGGAAGAGAGGAAGCATGGGAGACTGAGGAGGCTCCGATCATCTTGTCACCATTGGAGACTGAGCTTTAAAGGACTTCAAGTCTCTTCCCTGACCGTCCGTTTGCTGCCCGCGCTGTGCTGTTCTCGTCGCCTTTATGAAGCCTGCTTCGGGGACGGTGAAGGGATTCTACGCTTTCATCGCCCATGGTGTGGAGGAGCTCGAGCAGGGGAGCAACTTCACGTCGTTACAGTTCTTGCAGAGGTGCGTAGCCCTGCTCCGGGCCGCCCACCTTCAGCTCACAAGCTTGGTGCAGAAGCTCCGGCTGCCGCCTGGAGAGAAGTGGCTCGACGAGTACATGGATGAGAGCGCGCGCATCTGGCAGGTCTGCCATGTGCTCAAGCTCGGCGTCGCAGGGATCGAGAACTACTGCGCCGCCGGGAACGACGTGGTGACGGCTCTCGAACAACGCCAGACCAATCCTCAACTCCTCCGCCAGGTCCCTGGATTATAAAGATAGGATTTTTAATGCGTTTGGGCGTTAAAGATCGGATTTTTAATGAGACGGTGTTAAATTACAGGCAATGCGAGCGGTGTCTGCTTGCCGGCGAGCGGCATCGGGGCTGGAGGAGGAGAACAGAGTGCTGATGGAAACCCGGATTGAGCCGCTTTCTCTCCGCTTCGGCGAGACGACGCCGTCGGAGTCGAAGCTCAACGGGTTCAACGGATTCCGCGGCGTGCTCCACGCGATGAGTAACGTGAGCTCCCTCCTCCTCGTGGCGCTTCTCTGGGGACTCGTCTGCTGGTGGCAGCCGGGCTGCAGAACGACAGCCCCCACAGGATACACGTGCGTCTTCGAGGCCGAATACATGGCCTCGATCGCCCGGCTGCATCAGAGAGTGATAGCGGAGATCGACGGCGCCGGCAGGAGGAGAGGGGCGCAGGCGCAGGAGTTCCAGCGAGTGAAGTCCACAGTCGAGGAGTTGAGGGAGCATCTGGAGATGGCCGGCGGTGGGGAAGAGGTTCAGGAGAGAGTAAAGGAGCTGACGGCGTGGCTTGCCCTGCTCCGGTCCGGCACCGAAAACATCGCTGGCCAGCTCGATGACTTCCTGGATGAAATCGTCGAGGCCAGGAAGAAACTGTGGG contains:
- the LOC121994011 gene encoding uncharacterized protein LOC121994011 — translated: MKPASGTVKGFYAFIAHGVEELEQGSNFTSLQFLQRCVALLRAAHLQLTSLVQKLRLPPGEKWLDEYMDESARIWQVCHVLKLGVAGIENYCAAGNDVVTALEQRQTNPQLLRQAMRAVSACRRAASGLEEENRVLMETRIEPLSLRFGETTPSESKLNGFNGFRGVLHAMSNVSSLLLVALLWGLVCWWQPGCRTTAPTGYTCVFEAEYMASIARLHQRVIAEIDGAGRRRGAQAQEFQRVKSTVEELREHLEMAGGGEEVQERVKELTAWLALLRSGTENIAGQLDDFLDEIVEARKKLWDICSLR